The Saccharopolyspora pogona region GGTCACCGCCGCGGCCACGATCAAAGCCCCATGCCCGTCGTGCTGCCCCAGAACCCATTCCACGGCGTCACCGGGCACGCAGACCACCACGGGCACACCACCGATCCCGCAAGCGGGGAGAGTGGCCAGCCGGGCACGCAGCCGCTGGTCGGTGAGGGTCTCCATCAACACCCGGGTGGTGTGCTCGCGTGCCCGGGCCCGTTCGTCGAGGGCTGCGCGCACCCACAGGCCGCCGCCGGCGTCGTGTTCGGTGTGCTCGACCCACGCGGACCGGTTCCCGTCGCCGACGGTGGTGGCCGTCATCAGCTGCTGGGCCTGCCCGAGCGAGGGTGCGCGGGCGTGGACGGGGATGTCGCCGTCGCCTGTCGTATAGCCACGCCACCGAAGTGGGTGGTCCAGTTCGCATCGGTACACCACATGCCGCGCTGCCATCGCCTCTCGCACCACCTTTCACCGTCGGAAAGATCGAAGAAACAGCTCTATATAACCGTGAGTCAACGGCCTTGCATATCTGATGTGGTGGTTTCAGAATACGTGTTGTAAGCCTATTGGCAAGAGGTCTACCAGGGAAAACGAGGGAGGTGAGCGGCTGTCGGTCATGTCTCCTCGCGGAGTGCTCGGGGAGCGAGCGCCCCACCGGGAACGGGGCCTTCGCCGTGAACGGGGCTTTCGCCCCCGGGCTCCCGCAGCCGAAATCGTGTGTGGTGACGATGAGCGTGTGAAAGGACGTGGTGGATGATGACGCTGGCGTTCGACCCGTTCTTCCGTGATCTCAACCGGCTGACTGCCGAGATGTTCGGCAGCGCCCGCGCGCCCCAGACCATGGCAATGGACGCCTACCGGGCCGGCGATGACTACGTGGTCGAGTTCGACCTGCCCGGCATCGACCCCGAGACACTGGAAGTCAACGCCGAGCACAACACCCTGACCGTGCACGCCCAGCGCCGCGAGCGCCCGAGTGGTGAGGGCGACGCCGAGGTCAGCTACCTAACTGCCGAACGCCCCCGTGGCACCTTCTCCCGCCAGCTCTCCCTCGGTAGCGGCCTGGACGTGGACAACATCAGGGCCGACTACACCGACGGGGTGCTCACGGTGACCCTGCCGGTGGCCGAGCAGGCCAAGCCGCGGCGCATCGAAATCGGTCACGGCGGCGGCCGCAAGGTCATCGAAGGCGCCACCCAATGACCCCCAGCACTCCCGGGCCCGGTCTGCAGCCGGGCCCGGCGTGCATTCCGACCTCACGAGGTGCCTATGACCGCTCGATCGCCCGACGACCAGGTGACCAGCGCGTTCGACGACGCCGACTACCCCGCCTACACCATGGGCCGTGCCGCCGCGATGCTCGGCGTCACGCCTGAGTTCCTCCGCAGCCTCGACGCCGCAGGGCTGCTCACGCCCGACCGCTCCGCCGGCGGGCACCGCTGTTACAGCCGCACCGAACTCGCCCTCGCCGCCCGCGTCCGCGAACTCCTCGACGGCCACACCATCCTCTCCGCCGCCTGCCGCATCGCCGAACTCGAACGCGACCTGGCCGCCGCCCACACCCGGATCACCGAACTCGAACAGACTGTCTCAGCGCCCAGACGGGCTGCTCAAGCTCCAGCACCACCCGGCTGATGACGTCGGGCACGGTGCCAGTCACTCGCGTGATGCCCCCTGCCGTTTCGACGCTGGCCGGCAGTCGTCGCACGGGGTCGGCGGCACGGCCTTCCCAATCGTGGTGGCCGCGCGTTTGGCTTCGATGAACGCACAGGCGTTGCCATGCGCCCCACTGTTCAAGCGGGCACGCCAGCCCAGCCGGGGCATGCCGAACCCCCACCGATACACGAAAGGGCCGGTAGATGGGGACCTGGCGAGTGAGGTGGTGCTCGGACGGGCGCTGGCAGGTGCGTACCCCAGGCGGCACCCAAGCCTGCGCCCGGACCAACCGCGATCACGCCGTAAACGCCGCATGTGCCCTAGCCCGGATCGAAGGCGGCGGGGTCGTGCTCGTCGAGGATGCCCAGGGCGACCTGGAGTGGCGGCGCACGGTGCTGTGGGACGAACCAACCCAAGGCATCTGAAGGTGGTGACCCCTGCGTGTAGGAGACCAGACGCCACCGCCTCCGGTACGGCACGCCGTATTGACCGAGCAAGTTCAGACAACGGACAACACCGGGGCGGTGCTCGTCCCAGCTGTAACGGGATCCGCCAGGCCATTCCCAAGGGGAAGATCGACCAGAAAATTCGGGCTGGCCCAGGAGTGCTGTTCGTAAAACGATCGTTTGCCGACACACTGGGCGGTCGAAGCGTTTTCGCAGGTGATCAATGTCGACAACTCGCGTCGACAAACAACGTCGGCAAACGGCGTGATCGACTATTGTCGACGTTCATGGAGATCGGCTACATGGGGGTGAGAGACTGGCGGAGTCCCGTATTCAACTGTCGCCAATTCCTGCCGCTCACCCGAGTAGCCCTGAAAGTCGAACCTCTTCCTAAATGGTCAGTGAAGGCTGTACTGTCGTGTTTATGCTGACGTGTGAAACGCGGGAGACGGCGCTGGCCCGATTGGGTCGAGCCCTGGCGGATCCGACCCGGTGCCGGATCCTCGTGGCGTTGCTGGAAGGGCCCAGCTATCCCGGCCAGCTGGCCAGGCAGCTGGGGCTGACCCGCTCGAACGTGTCCAACCACCTGTCGTGTCTGCGTGGTTGCGGGTTGGTTGTGGCTACCTATGCCGGGCGGCAGGTGCGTTATGAGCTGGCCGATGCCCACCTCGGTCATGCGCTCGACGAACTGCTCAAGGTCGTGCTCGCTGTCGACCCGGCAGAGGAATGCCTGGACCAGCCCGCCCAGCGCGCGGCTGCTCGCGGTGAGGAGGTGGGCTCGTTATGAGCGAGACACACCAGCGGCGGAAGAACTTGCCTGTGTCTGGGGCCGCCAAAGCCGGCTGCGGTGATGGGTGCTGCGGGCCTAGCGACATCACCACGTCTCGGCCGGTAGCGGCGGCACCGGACAGTGATCGCCGGTCGGTGTTGTCCCGGCGGGTGCGGCTGCTGGTCGGGGCCACGATCACCTACAACGTCATCGAGGCGATCGTGGCCATCAGCGCCGGTGCCGCCGCCTCTTCGACAGCGTTGATCGGCTTCGGCTTGGACTCGGCCATCGAGGTCGCCTCGGCCGCCGCGGTCGCCTGGCAGTTCTCCAGCCGCGACCATGAGGCCCGCGAACGCACCGCTCTGCGGGTGATTGCGGTGTCATTCTTCGCGCTCGCCGCCTACGTCACCGTCGAGTCGATCCGCTCGCTGGCCGGCGCCGACACTGCCGAGCATTCCACGGTCGGCATCGTCCTGGCCGCGCTGTCGCTGATCGTCATGCCCGGCCTGTCGTATGCCCAGCGCCGCGCTGGCCGTGAGCTCGGCTCCGCCAGCGCCGTGGCCGATTCCAAGCAGACTCTGCTGTGCACCTACCTCTCCGGCGTCTTGCTCGCCGGTCTGCTGCTCAACAGCCTGCTCGGCTGGTCTTGGGCCGACCCGATCGTCGCGTTGGTCATCGCCGCCGTCGCGGTCAAAGAAGGCCGCGAAGCCTGGCGCGGCCAACACTGCTGCTGAACAACACGGCCCTGAAGGAGAGGCATGCGCCTCCAAGGGCCGTCATAGAAACGAACGTTTCCGGGACAGCGCAACACAAATCCCAGGCCAGCGAACGCCCCATTAGCTGCTCCCGAGCCGGGCGTGGTCACCGGCGGCGTAGGTCTTCCAGGTGGCTCCGGATTCGGCGGCCATGCGTTCGGCGGTGTTGGGGTGGTAGCCGAGCATTCCGGCGATGACCGGGGCGGGTGCTTGGAGGACGAGCTGGCGGATGGCTGCGCTGCGGCCGTCAAGGTTGGGCAGGTCGAGGTTGCGCAGGCGGAGCCGCAGCGAGGTGGTGTGCAGTGGCTGTCCGGTGCGGCGGCCGGGGAACAGGAACGGGTTGGTGGCGCCGCCGCCGGTGTTCAGGTTCATCCGGTTGTCGAGGTAGCGAGTCAGCACCTCGGCGAAAGGCTGCGGGACCGGGGTAGGTGGTTCCCCGAGCCGCAGCAGCACCTGGTTGTCGTCGCGGATGACGTCGTCGGTGGTCAGCCGTGCGATCCGGATCAGCGGCTGGGCGTAGAGCAGGATCAGCAGTGCGAGCACGCGGTCGGCGTCGGGGAGGGTCTCGTCGGTAAGCACGCGGCGGATGTGGGCAAGGCGTTCGTGCTGACTCAAGGGGGCGGCGGCAGGAAGCTGCTCGGTTGGCAGATGCAGACGCGGAAGTTCGCGTTGCCGGCGGCACCAAAGCAGGAACTCCCGGGACTTACCGCAGTCGCTGGGCCCTGTCGTGAACCAGCGGTCGATGTCGGTTTGGGTGCACTCGTCGAGTCGTCGCCCGTGCGCGGCGAGGTCGTCGAGGAACAGTGCGGCGAGCCGCAGCAGGCGGCGGGCGTTGTTGACGCGGTAGGAGTTGATCGGCTGCTCGCGGGCGGTCTGGCGCAGTCGGCGCAGCACGTGCCAGGTGGCGAACCGCTCCAGCAGCTTGCGATGAGCAGGGTCGCTGATCGTCGCCAGCCAGTCGGGGAGCCATTGCTCGAATAGCAGCAGGAACCGGTCGACGGGTGGGAGAACGCCGCAGTCGATGAGTAGGTCGCGCACGTAGATGACCGATCTCCACGGGCGCAGCCTGCTCAGCCCCTCGTGGGTGAGCGGGACCTCGCTGCGGGCCAGTGCGGACAGCACCGAGGCCGGGGCTTCGCGGCGCAGCCAGGTCAGTCGGCTGGCGGGCCAGCTCATGGCGTGGATCAGGTGGAACAGCGGTTCCAGCTCGCGGCGCACTGCGCCGCTGCCGTCGTCGAGCAGTTCGGTCAGGCGGTCGGCGAGCACGCACCGGGCACAGGCGCCGGCGCGGTAGCGCGGTCCTTCTTGGCCGCAGCGGTGGCAGGTGAAGTCGCCGAGACCGCCGGCGCAGTCGGTGCAGACCGGTCTCCCGTCTGAGGCGCGGCGGCCGGGCAGCAGCCGCTCCGTGGCGCAGTCCGCGCAGTGGCCGTAGGTGTTGATCGCCTGCTCGTAGCAGGCGACGCAGACGGGTCCTTCCGGCCAGCCCCACCTGGCACGAAGCCGGGTATCGGCCTGCTTGATCTTGGCGTAGTCACTGCACACGGGCCGCCCGCATCGCGCGCAGACCTCGCTGGTGGCGTGTTCCTGGCTCATTCAGCCGGGGTGATCCGGGCGCGCTTGGGACGCAGCTCCGCGACGTTCGGCGGCACCGGGGCGTCGTCGGTGGCGGTTTTGCGGATGCCGACGTTGGCAGCGTCGGTGCGGATCAGCTCGCCGGGTTCAGCGGCGAAGATGTCGCACAACGCCGACAGCACCTTCAACGACAACCGCTCCGGTGTGCCGGTCACCAGCCGGTGCACCTGCGAGACCGACAGGTGGATGCCGCGCTCACGCAGCGGCTCCACGAGATCGGTCGTGGCATACATGCCGTGCTCGGCCATGATCTCCCGCAGCCGCCACGTGTAGCTGACCTCGCGCTTTTTCATCGTCACGCTCCCTTTCCTGGTCCCAGCGCCTCGTCGATCGTCGCGTCCAGCGCCCGCCGCAGCGTGCGGGTCCGATAGTCCGAGGACACACAGGTGTAGATCGACGTCGTGCTGGCGTGGTCATGACCGACCTGTTCCTGCACGAACCGC contains the following coding sequences:
- a CDS encoding Hsp20/alpha crystallin family protein, with the translated sequence MTLAFDPFFRDLNRLTAEMFGSARAPQTMAMDAYRAGDDYVVEFDLPGIDPETLEVNAEHNTLTVHAQRRERPSGEGDAEVSYLTAERPRGTFSRQLSLGSGLDVDNIRADYTDGVLTVTLPVAEQAKPRRIEIGHGGGRKVIEGATQ
- a CDS encoding MerR family transcriptional regulator; translation: MTARSPDDQVTSAFDDADYPAYTMGRAAAMLGVTPEFLRSLDAAGLLTPDRSAGGHRCYSRTELALAARVRELLDGHTILSAACRIAELERDLAAAHTRITELEQTVSAPRRAAQAPAPPG
- a CDS encoding DUF2188 domain-containing protein → MGTWRVRWCSDGRWQVRTPGGTQACARTNRDHAVNAACALARIEGGGVVLVEDAQGDLEWRRTVLWDEPTQGI
- the cmtR gene encoding Cd(II)/Pb(II)-sensing metalloregulatory transcriptional regulator CmtR is translated as MLTCETRETALARLGRALADPTRCRILVALLEGPSYPGQLARQLGLTRSNVSNHLSCLRGCGLVVATYAGRQVRYELADAHLGHALDELLKVVLAVDPAEECLDQPAQRAAARGEEVGSL
- a CDS encoding cation transporter codes for the protein MSETHQRRKNLPVSGAAKAGCGDGCCGPSDITTSRPVAAAPDSDRRSVLSRRVRLLVGATITYNVIEAIVAISAGAAASSTALIGFGLDSAIEVASAAAVAWQFSSRDHEARERTALRVIAVSFFALAAYVTVESIRSLAGADTAEHSTVGIVLAALSLIVMPGLSYAQRRAGRELGSASAVADSKQTLLCTYLSGVLLAGLLLNSLLGWSWADPIVALVIAAVAVKEGREAWRGQHCC
- a CDS encoding helix-turn-helix domain-containing protein, whose protein sequence is MKKREVSYTWRLREIMAEHGMYATTDLVEPLRERGIHLSVSQVHRLVTGTPERLSLKVLSALCDIFAAEPGELIRTDAANVGIRKTATDDAPVPPNVAELRPKRARITPAE